A genomic stretch from Mauremys mutica isolate MM-2020 ecotype Southern chromosome 18, ASM2049712v1, whole genome shotgun sequence includes:
- the FPGS gene encoding folylpolyglutamate synthase, mitochondrial isoform X3, which yields MWWSCPYTRRIEMDAIRTLNTLQTNASYLEQVKRERGDPQVQLEAMKGFLERSGLKVEDLDQLNIIHVTGTKGKGSTCAFTERILRNYGLKTGFYSSPHLVQVRERIRINGQPISKELFSKYFWQVYNRLEETKDSGHAGMPAYFRFLTIMAFHVFLQEKVDLAVVEVGIGGAYDCTNIIRKPIVCGVSSLGIDHTSILGDTIEKIAWQKGGIFKPGVPAFTVPQPERPLEVLRERARESPCPLYLCPDLDAFEEDDKALQLGLAGEHQRSNATLALQLSRAWLQQQGYQGTGEQKDLQPGAELLSKRPVPLAPAFRPSSSMVQGLQDTEWLGRNQVLQHGPVTWFIDGAHTTSSVQACVRWFRQAALNEEKPVDGSEVRVLLFNATGDRDTAALLKLLLPCRFDYAVFCPNFTEVSAVGNADQQNFNVTLENMLTRCLENQKKWNRLMEEKVGQDLWLSPPMQMEGVGGRLKPAPLRSPLLFVPSSERPLNSNSLVFPCISHALQWITQGRDPHFQAPATKGLHLHPVAGTGAVLLKEAAAIRVLVTGSLHLVGGVLKLLDQSLSQ from the exons GATGCCATCCGGACCCTGAACACCCTCCAGACCAATGCCAGTTACCTGGAGCAGGTGAAGCGGGAGCGAGGAGACCCCCAGGTGCAGCTGGAGGCCATGAAAGGCTTCTTGGAGCGAAGTGGGTTGAAG GTCGAAGACCTGGATCAACTGAACATTATCCACGTAACTGGGACAAAGGGCAAG GGCTCGACGTGTGCCTTCACGGAGCGCATCCTCCGCAACTACGGCCTGAAGACGGGCTTCTACAG CTCTCCCCACCTGGTCCAGGTGCGTGAGAGGATCCGCATCAACGGGCAGCCGATCAGCAAGGAGCTCTTCAGCAAGTACTTCTGGCAGGTGTACAACCGGCTGGAGGAGACCAAG GACTCCGGCCATGCCGGCATGCCCGCCTACTTCCGCTTCCTCACCATCATGGCCTTCCACGTCTTCCTGCAGGAGAAG GTGGATCTGGCTGTGGTGGAAGTTGGCATTGGGGGTGCCTACGACTGCACCAACATCATCAG GAAGCCGATCGTGTGCGGGGTCTCCTCTCTGGGGATCGACCACACCAGCATCCTGGGGGACACCATTGAGAAAATCGCCTGGCAGAAAGGGGGCATCTTCAAG CCTGGCGTGCCGGCATTCACAGTGCCCCAGCCTGAGCGGCCCCTGGAGGTGCTGAGGGAGCGAGCCAGGGAGAGCCCG TGCCCGCTTTACCTGTGCCCTGACTTGGATGCCTTTGAAGAGGACGATAAGGCACTTCAGCTGGGGCTGGCGGGCGAGCACCAGCGATCCAATGCCacgctggccctgcagctctcccgggcctggctgcagcagcaggggtaTCAGG GTACTGGGGAGCAGAAGGACTTGCAGCCAGGCGCGGAGCTACTAAGCAAAAGACCTGTGCCCCTGGCACCTGCATTCAGGCCCAGCAGCTCCATGGTGCAGG gtttACAGGACACGGAGTGGCTGGGCCGCAACCAGGTGCTGCAGCATGGGCCGGTGACGTGGTTCATCGACGGGGCTCACACCACTAGCAGCGTGCAGGCCTGCGTGCGCTGGTTCCGCCAGGCAGCCCTCAACGAGGAGAAGCCTGTGGA CGGCTCCGAGGTCCGGGTGCTTCTCTTCAACGCCACGGGGGACCGGGACACAGCTGCTCTGCTCAAGCTGCTGCTG ccctgccggtttGACTACGCCGTCTTCTGCCCCAACTTCACGGAGGTGTCTGCGGTGGGGAACGCAG ACCAACAGAACTTCAATGTCACCCTGGAGAACATGCTGACCCGCTGCCTGGAGAACCAGAAGAAGTGGAACCGGCTGATGGAGGAGAAGGTGGGGCAGGACCTCTGGCTGTCTCCCCCCATGCAGATGGAGGGGGTGGGCGGCCGGCTGAAGCCAGCCCCCTTGCGCAGCCCCTTGCTCTTCGTGCCCTCCTCCGAGCGCCCTCTCAACTCCAACTCGCTGGTGTTCCCCTGCATCTCTCACGCCCTGCAGTGGATCACCCAGGGCAGGGACCCGCACTTCCAGGCGCCCGCCACCAAGGGGCTCCACCTGCACCCCGTGGCGGGCACCGGCGCTGTCTTGCTCAAGGAAGCGGCTGCCATCCGCGTGCTGGTCACGGGAAGCCTGCACCTGGTGGGCGGTGTCTTGAAGCTGCTCGACCAATCGCTCTCGCAGTAG
- the FPGS gene encoding folylpolyglutamate synthase, mitochondrial isoform X2, whose product MQPRATVEQTELAAGSALAALPRDAIRTLNTLQTNASYLEQVKRERGDPQVQLEAMKGFLERSGLKVEDLDQLNIIHVTGTKGKGSTCAFTERILRNYGLKTGFYSSPHLVQVRERIRINGQPISKELFSKYFWQVYNRLEETKDSGHAGMPAYFRFLTIMAFHVFLQEKVDLAVVEVGIGGAYDCTNIIRKPIVCGVSSLGIDHTSILGDTIEKIAWQKGGIFKPGVPAFTVPQPERPLEVLRERARESPCPLYLCPDLDAFEEDDKALQLGLAGEHQRSNATLALQLSRAWLQQQGYQGTGEQKDLQPGAELLSKRPVPLAPAFRPSSSMVQGLQDTEWLGRNQVLQHGPVTWFIDGAHTTSSVQACVRWFRQAALNEEKPVDGSEVRVLLFNATGDRDTAALLKLLLPCRFDYAVFCPNFTEVSAVGNADQQNFNVTLENMLTRCLENQKKWNRLMEEKVGQDLWLSPPMQMEGVGGRLKPAPLRSPLLFVPSSERPLNSNSLVFPCISHALQWITQGRDPHFQAPATKGLHLHPVAGTGAVLLKEAAAIRVLVTGSLHLVGGVLKLLDQSLSQ is encoded by the exons GATGCCATCCGGACCCTGAACACCCTCCAGACCAATGCCAGTTACCTGGAGCAGGTGAAGCGGGAGCGAGGAGACCCCCAGGTGCAGCTGGAGGCCATGAAAGGCTTCTTGGAGCGAAGTGGGTTGAAG GTCGAAGACCTGGATCAACTGAACATTATCCACGTAACTGGGACAAAGGGCAAG GGCTCGACGTGTGCCTTCACGGAGCGCATCCTCCGCAACTACGGCCTGAAGACGGGCTTCTACAG CTCTCCCCACCTGGTCCAGGTGCGTGAGAGGATCCGCATCAACGGGCAGCCGATCAGCAAGGAGCTCTTCAGCAAGTACTTCTGGCAGGTGTACAACCGGCTGGAGGAGACCAAG GACTCCGGCCATGCCGGCATGCCCGCCTACTTCCGCTTCCTCACCATCATGGCCTTCCACGTCTTCCTGCAGGAGAAG GTGGATCTGGCTGTGGTGGAAGTTGGCATTGGGGGTGCCTACGACTGCACCAACATCATCAG GAAGCCGATCGTGTGCGGGGTCTCCTCTCTGGGGATCGACCACACCAGCATCCTGGGGGACACCATTGAGAAAATCGCCTGGCAGAAAGGGGGCATCTTCAAG CCTGGCGTGCCGGCATTCACAGTGCCCCAGCCTGAGCGGCCCCTGGAGGTGCTGAGGGAGCGAGCCAGGGAGAGCCCG TGCCCGCTTTACCTGTGCCCTGACTTGGATGCCTTTGAAGAGGACGATAAGGCACTTCAGCTGGGGCTGGCGGGCGAGCACCAGCGATCCAATGCCacgctggccctgcagctctcccgggcctggctgcagcagcaggggtaTCAGG GTACTGGGGAGCAGAAGGACTTGCAGCCAGGCGCGGAGCTACTAAGCAAAAGACCTGTGCCCCTGGCACCTGCATTCAGGCCCAGCAGCTCCATGGTGCAGG gtttACAGGACACGGAGTGGCTGGGCCGCAACCAGGTGCTGCAGCATGGGCCGGTGACGTGGTTCATCGACGGGGCTCACACCACTAGCAGCGTGCAGGCCTGCGTGCGCTGGTTCCGCCAGGCAGCCCTCAACGAGGAGAAGCCTGTGGA CGGCTCCGAGGTCCGGGTGCTTCTCTTCAACGCCACGGGGGACCGGGACACAGCTGCTCTGCTCAAGCTGCTGCTG ccctgccggtttGACTACGCCGTCTTCTGCCCCAACTTCACGGAGGTGTCTGCGGTGGGGAACGCAG ACCAACAGAACTTCAATGTCACCCTGGAGAACATGCTGACCCGCTGCCTGGAGAACCAGAAGAAGTGGAACCGGCTGATGGAGGAGAAGGTGGGGCAGGACCTCTGGCTGTCTCCCCCCATGCAGATGGAGGGGGTGGGCGGCCGGCTGAAGCCAGCCCCCTTGCGCAGCCCCTTGCTCTTCGTGCCCTCCTCCGAGCGCCCTCTCAACTCCAACTCGCTGGTGTTCCCCTGCATCTCTCACGCCCTGCAGTGGATCACCCAGGGCAGGGACCCGCACTTCCAGGCGCCCGCCACCAAGGGGCTCCACCTGCACCCCGTGGCGGGCACCGGCGCTGTCTTGCTCAAGGAAGCGGCTGCCATCCGCGTGCTGGTCACGGGAAGCCTGCACCTGGTGGGCGGTGTCTTGAAGCTGCTCGACCAATCGCTCTCGCAGTAG
- the FPGS gene encoding folylpolyglutamate synthase, mitochondrial isoform X1, translating to MGFRGLRVLHSALRLVAEAGGGQRRFSTRPARVPRMEYQDAIRTLNTLQTNASYLEQVKRERGDPQVQLEAMKGFLERSGLKVEDLDQLNIIHVTGTKGKGSTCAFTERILRNYGLKTGFYSSPHLVQVRERIRINGQPISKELFSKYFWQVYNRLEETKDSGHAGMPAYFRFLTIMAFHVFLQEKVDLAVVEVGIGGAYDCTNIIRKPIVCGVSSLGIDHTSILGDTIEKIAWQKGGIFKPGVPAFTVPQPERPLEVLRERARESPCPLYLCPDLDAFEEDDKALQLGLAGEHQRSNATLALQLSRAWLQQQGYQGTGEQKDLQPGAELLSKRPVPLAPAFRPSSSMVQGLQDTEWLGRNQVLQHGPVTWFIDGAHTTSSVQACVRWFRQAALNEEKPVDGSEVRVLLFNATGDRDTAALLKLLLPCRFDYAVFCPNFTEVSAVGNADQQNFNVTLENMLTRCLENQKKWNRLMEEKVGQDLWLSPPMQMEGVGGRLKPAPLRSPLLFVPSSERPLNSNSLVFPCISHALQWITQGRDPHFQAPATKGLHLHPVAGTGAVLLKEAAAIRVLVTGSLHLVGGVLKLLDQSLSQ from the exons GATGCCATCCGGACCCTGAACACCCTCCAGACCAATGCCAGTTACCTGGAGCAGGTGAAGCGGGAGCGAGGAGACCCCCAGGTGCAGCTGGAGGCCATGAAAGGCTTCTTGGAGCGAAGTGGGTTGAAG GTCGAAGACCTGGATCAACTGAACATTATCCACGTAACTGGGACAAAGGGCAAG GGCTCGACGTGTGCCTTCACGGAGCGCATCCTCCGCAACTACGGCCTGAAGACGGGCTTCTACAG CTCTCCCCACCTGGTCCAGGTGCGTGAGAGGATCCGCATCAACGGGCAGCCGATCAGCAAGGAGCTCTTCAGCAAGTACTTCTGGCAGGTGTACAACCGGCTGGAGGAGACCAAG GACTCCGGCCATGCCGGCATGCCCGCCTACTTCCGCTTCCTCACCATCATGGCCTTCCACGTCTTCCTGCAGGAGAAG GTGGATCTGGCTGTGGTGGAAGTTGGCATTGGGGGTGCCTACGACTGCACCAACATCATCAG GAAGCCGATCGTGTGCGGGGTCTCCTCTCTGGGGATCGACCACACCAGCATCCTGGGGGACACCATTGAGAAAATCGCCTGGCAGAAAGGGGGCATCTTCAAG CCTGGCGTGCCGGCATTCACAGTGCCCCAGCCTGAGCGGCCCCTGGAGGTGCTGAGGGAGCGAGCCAGGGAGAGCCCG TGCCCGCTTTACCTGTGCCCTGACTTGGATGCCTTTGAAGAGGACGATAAGGCACTTCAGCTGGGGCTGGCGGGCGAGCACCAGCGATCCAATGCCacgctggccctgcagctctcccgggcctggctgcagcagcaggggtaTCAGG GTACTGGGGAGCAGAAGGACTTGCAGCCAGGCGCGGAGCTACTAAGCAAAAGACCTGTGCCCCTGGCACCTGCATTCAGGCCCAGCAGCTCCATGGTGCAGG gtttACAGGACACGGAGTGGCTGGGCCGCAACCAGGTGCTGCAGCATGGGCCGGTGACGTGGTTCATCGACGGGGCTCACACCACTAGCAGCGTGCAGGCCTGCGTGCGCTGGTTCCGCCAGGCAGCCCTCAACGAGGAGAAGCCTGTGGA CGGCTCCGAGGTCCGGGTGCTTCTCTTCAACGCCACGGGGGACCGGGACACAGCTGCTCTGCTCAAGCTGCTGCTG ccctgccggtttGACTACGCCGTCTTCTGCCCCAACTTCACGGAGGTGTCTGCGGTGGGGAACGCAG ACCAACAGAACTTCAATGTCACCCTGGAGAACATGCTGACCCGCTGCCTGGAGAACCAGAAGAAGTGGAACCGGCTGATGGAGGAGAAGGTGGGGCAGGACCTCTGGCTGTCTCCCCCCATGCAGATGGAGGGGGTGGGCGGCCGGCTGAAGCCAGCCCCCTTGCGCAGCCCCTTGCTCTTCGTGCCCTCCTCCGAGCGCCCTCTCAACTCCAACTCGCTGGTGTTCCCCTGCATCTCTCACGCCCTGCAGTGGATCACCCAGGGCAGGGACCCGCACTTCCAGGCGCCCGCCACCAAGGGGCTCCACCTGCACCCCGTGGCGGGCACCGGCGCTGTCTTGCTCAAGGAAGCGGCTGCCATCCGCGTGCTGGTCACGGGAAGCCTGCACCTGGTGGGCGGTGTCTTGAAGCTGCTCGACCAATCGCTCTCGCAGTAG